A stretch of Anas acuta chromosome 3, bAnaAcu1.1, whole genome shotgun sequence DNA encodes these proteins:
- the ZBTB24 gene encoding zinc finger and BTB domain-containing protein 24 isoform X1, which produces MLFLTAFLQVPPFIFAIKMAETAPDPSEKLVVIHSKTHKDTILANFEEQRKKDFLCDITLIVENVQFRAHKALLAASSEYFSMMFVDEGEIGQSIYMLEGMVADTFGALLEFIYTGYLHASEKSTEQILATAQLLKVNDLVCAYSEYQASRSPSSALPAPSNSGTSIALIASDKKTEEPPKRKRGRPRKVKTVQEEKSAANSPEDVQLRENNSMQNKQNSMKKDVAAEETVVSEQDPARKDAEEAEPACGSEAAVDLSAEKDENYDPKSEGMQSTQSRYSKRRIRRSIKLKDYKLLGEEDEKGLAKRTDGKRKRTGSEARCKDCGKVFKYNHFLAIHQRSHTGERPFKCSECGKGFSQKHSLQVHERMHTGERPYTCTVCSKALTTKHSLLEHMSLHTGQKAFTCDQCGKYFSQKRQLKSHYRVHTGRSLPECNQCHRKFMDAAQLKKHLRTHTGEKPFTCEICGKSFTAKSSLQTHIRIHRGEKPYSCGICGKSFSDSSAKRRHCILHTGKKPFSCPECSLQFARLDNLKSHLKIHSKEKQFQEAGAAPSSTTNSEVRNILQLQQYQLATSGGQEIQLLVTDAVHNINFMPGHNQGISIVTAENAPNMTTGQAANLTLLAQPPQQLQNLLLSAQQEQAEQIQSINMMANQIEAAQPEQMHVITLSKEALEHLHAHQGQNEHIHLAGSSHPAQHMQLTQESSQQSHSSQDTVPSHQISGEQNQNVQVSESHQQPLSVNESAHEHPIQGQPF; this is translated from the exons ATGTTGTTTCTTACAGCATTCCTTCAG GTGCCTCCTTTcatatttgcaataaaaatggCAGAGACGGCTCCTGACCCTTCTGAGAAACTGGTTGTCATCCACTCGAAAACTCACAAAGATACCATTCTAGCTAACTttgaagaacaaaggaaaaaagattttctgtgtGACATTACTCTAATAGTGGAGAATGTGCAATTCAGAGCCCATAAAGCTCTGCTCGCTGCCAGCAGTGAGTACTTTTCAATGATGTTTGTAGATGAGGGCGAAATAGGGCAGTCAATTTACATGCTGGAGGGAATGGTTGCCGACACCTTTGGAGCACTGCTAGAATTTATCTACACTGGTTACCTCCACGCCAGTgaaaaaagcacagaacaaatTCTAGCTACTGCACAGCTCCTGAAAGTGAACGACTTGGTGTGTGCCTACTCTGAATACCAGGCCAGCCGCAGCCCAAGTAGCGCGCTGCCGGCACCGTCTAACAGCGGCACCTCCATAGCCCTTATTGCAAGTGACAAGAAAACCGAGGAGCCACCAAAGCGAAAACGAGGGCGACCGAGGAAAGTCAAGACGgtccaggaagaaaaatcagcagcaaATTCTCCTGAAGATGTGCAGCTGAGAGAGAACAACTCCATGCAGAATAAGCAAAATTCTATGAAAAAAGACGTGGCAGCGGAAGAAACAGTTGTCAGTGAACAGGATCCAGCAAGGAAAGATGCAGAAGAAGCGGAACCTGCTTGTGGCTCAGAAGCTGCTGTTGATCTGTCAGCTGAGAAGGATGAGAATTATGATCCCAAATCTGAGGGGATGCAGAGCACTCAGAGCCGTTACAGCAAACGTAGAATAAGGAGGTCCATCAAACTAAAAGATTATAAGCTGCTTGGTGAAGAGGATGAAAAAGGACTGGCAAAGAGAactgatggaaaaagaaaacgtACAGGTTCTGAAGCTCGCTGTAAAGACTGTGgcaaagtatttaaatataatcACTTTCTAGCTATTCATCAGAGAAGTCATACAG GGGAGCGCCCTTTTAAGTGCAGCGAATGTGGCAAAGGCTTTTCCCAGAAGCACTCCCTTCAGGTCCACGAGCGGATGCACACTGGAGAGCGGCCGTACACGTGCACTGTCTGCAGCAAGGCTCTCACAACAAAGCATTCTCTTCTGGAGCACATGAGCCTACATACAG GGCAAAAGGCTTTCACATGCGATCAGTGTGGGAAGTACTTCAGCCAAAAGAGACAGCTGAAGAGCCATTACCGAGTGCACACAG GCCGTTCATTGCCGGAATGTAACCAGTGTCATCGCAAATTCATGGATGCAGCTCAGTTAAAGAAACATCTAAGAACACACACAG GTGAGAAGCCCTTCACTTGTGAAATTTGTGGCAAATCGTTCACAGCTAAAAGTTCTCTTCAGACTCACATTAGAATTCACAG AGGAGAAAAGCCATATTCTTGTGGAATATGTGGAAAATCCTTCTCTGATTCCAGTGCTAAGAGGAGACACTGTATCTTACACACCggtaaaaagcctttttcttgcCCGGAATGCAGTTTGCAGTTTGCTCGTCTGGACAACCTGAAGTCTCATTTGAAAATTCATAGCAAGGAAAAGCAGTTTCAAGAAGCCGgcgctgctcccagcagcaccacgAATTCGGAAGTCAGAAACAttcttcagctgcagcagtaTCAACTTGCCACCTCTGGAGGGCAGGAAATTCAACTGCTGGTTACAGACGCGGTGCATAACATAAACTTCATGCCTGGTCACAATCAAGGCATTAGCATTGTCACTGCGGAAAATGCCCCAAATATGACAACGGGGCAGGCTGCTAACCTCACGCTGCTTGCTCAGCCGCCACAGCAGTTGCAAAACTTGTTGCTTTCAGCTCAGCAGGAGCAAGCGGAGCAAATCCAAAGCATCAATATGATGGCAAATCAAATAGAGGCTGCCCAGCCTGAACAAATGCATGTCATCACTCTTTCCAAGGAAGCACTAGAACATCTCCACGCTCATCAAGGGCAAAATGAACACATCCACTTAGCAGGATCTTCCCATCCAGCTCAGCACATGCAGCTGACTCAGGAATCAAGTCAACAGTCGCACTCCAGCCAAGATACAGTTCCTTCCCATCAAATTAGTGGAGAACAGAATCAAAACGTACAGGTTTCTGAATCTCATCAGCAGCCTCTGTCAGTAAATGAGTCAGCTCATGAGCATCCTATTCAAGGGCAACCTTTCTGA
- the ZBTB24 gene encoding zinc finger and BTB domain-containing protein 24 isoform X2: MAETAPDPSEKLVVIHSKTHKDTILANFEEQRKKDFLCDITLIVENVQFRAHKALLAASSEYFSMMFVDEGEIGQSIYMLEGMVADTFGALLEFIYTGYLHASEKSTEQILATAQLLKVNDLVCAYSEYQASRSPSSALPAPSNSGTSIALIASDKKTEEPPKRKRGRPRKVKTVQEEKSAANSPEDVQLRENNSMQNKQNSMKKDVAAEETVVSEQDPARKDAEEAEPACGSEAAVDLSAEKDENYDPKSEGMQSTQSRYSKRRIRRSIKLKDYKLLGEEDEKGLAKRTDGKRKRTGSEARCKDCGKVFKYNHFLAIHQRSHTGERPFKCSECGKGFSQKHSLQVHERMHTGERPYTCTVCSKALTTKHSLLEHMSLHTGQKAFTCDQCGKYFSQKRQLKSHYRVHTGRSLPECNQCHRKFMDAAQLKKHLRTHTGEKPFTCEICGKSFTAKSSLQTHIRIHRGEKPYSCGICGKSFSDSSAKRRHCILHTGKKPFSCPECSLQFARLDNLKSHLKIHSKEKQFQEAGAAPSSTTNSEVRNILQLQQYQLATSGGQEIQLLVTDAVHNINFMPGHNQGISIVTAENAPNMTTGQAANLTLLAQPPQQLQNLLLSAQQEQAEQIQSINMMANQIEAAQPEQMHVITLSKEALEHLHAHQGQNEHIHLAGSSHPAQHMQLTQESSQQSHSSQDTVPSHQISGEQNQNVQVSESHQQPLSVNESAHEHPIQGQPF, translated from the exons atggCAGAGACGGCTCCTGACCCTTCTGAGAAACTGGTTGTCATCCACTCGAAAACTCACAAAGATACCATTCTAGCTAACTttgaagaacaaaggaaaaaagattttctgtgtGACATTACTCTAATAGTGGAGAATGTGCAATTCAGAGCCCATAAAGCTCTGCTCGCTGCCAGCAGTGAGTACTTTTCAATGATGTTTGTAGATGAGGGCGAAATAGGGCAGTCAATTTACATGCTGGAGGGAATGGTTGCCGACACCTTTGGAGCACTGCTAGAATTTATCTACACTGGTTACCTCCACGCCAGTgaaaaaagcacagaacaaatTCTAGCTACTGCACAGCTCCTGAAAGTGAACGACTTGGTGTGTGCCTACTCTGAATACCAGGCCAGCCGCAGCCCAAGTAGCGCGCTGCCGGCACCGTCTAACAGCGGCACCTCCATAGCCCTTATTGCAAGTGACAAGAAAACCGAGGAGCCACCAAAGCGAAAACGAGGGCGACCGAGGAAAGTCAAGACGgtccaggaagaaaaatcagcagcaaATTCTCCTGAAGATGTGCAGCTGAGAGAGAACAACTCCATGCAGAATAAGCAAAATTCTATGAAAAAAGACGTGGCAGCGGAAGAAACAGTTGTCAGTGAACAGGATCCAGCAAGGAAAGATGCAGAAGAAGCGGAACCTGCTTGTGGCTCAGAAGCTGCTGTTGATCTGTCAGCTGAGAAGGATGAGAATTATGATCCCAAATCTGAGGGGATGCAGAGCACTCAGAGCCGTTACAGCAAACGTAGAATAAGGAGGTCCATCAAACTAAAAGATTATAAGCTGCTTGGTGAAGAGGATGAAAAAGGACTGGCAAAGAGAactgatggaaaaagaaaacgtACAGGTTCTGAAGCTCGCTGTAAAGACTGTGgcaaagtatttaaatataatcACTTTCTAGCTATTCATCAGAGAAGTCATACAG GGGAGCGCCCTTTTAAGTGCAGCGAATGTGGCAAAGGCTTTTCCCAGAAGCACTCCCTTCAGGTCCACGAGCGGATGCACACTGGAGAGCGGCCGTACACGTGCACTGTCTGCAGCAAGGCTCTCACAACAAAGCATTCTCTTCTGGAGCACATGAGCCTACATACAG GGCAAAAGGCTTTCACATGCGATCAGTGTGGGAAGTACTTCAGCCAAAAGAGACAGCTGAAGAGCCATTACCGAGTGCACACAG GCCGTTCATTGCCGGAATGTAACCAGTGTCATCGCAAATTCATGGATGCAGCTCAGTTAAAGAAACATCTAAGAACACACACAG GTGAGAAGCCCTTCACTTGTGAAATTTGTGGCAAATCGTTCACAGCTAAAAGTTCTCTTCAGACTCACATTAGAATTCACAG AGGAGAAAAGCCATATTCTTGTGGAATATGTGGAAAATCCTTCTCTGATTCCAGTGCTAAGAGGAGACACTGTATCTTACACACCggtaaaaagcctttttcttgcCCGGAATGCAGTTTGCAGTTTGCTCGTCTGGACAACCTGAAGTCTCATTTGAAAATTCATAGCAAGGAAAAGCAGTTTCAAGAAGCCGgcgctgctcccagcagcaccacgAATTCGGAAGTCAGAAACAttcttcagctgcagcagtaTCAACTTGCCACCTCTGGAGGGCAGGAAATTCAACTGCTGGTTACAGACGCGGTGCATAACATAAACTTCATGCCTGGTCACAATCAAGGCATTAGCATTGTCACTGCGGAAAATGCCCCAAATATGACAACGGGGCAGGCTGCTAACCTCACGCTGCTTGCTCAGCCGCCACAGCAGTTGCAAAACTTGTTGCTTTCAGCTCAGCAGGAGCAAGCGGAGCAAATCCAAAGCATCAATATGATGGCAAATCAAATAGAGGCTGCCCAGCCTGAACAAATGCATGTCATCACTCTTTCCAAGGAAGCACTAGAACATCTCCACGCTCATCAAGGGCAAAATGAACACATCCACTTAGCAGGATCTTCCCATCCAGCTCAGCACATGCAGCTGACTCAGGAATCAAGTCAACAGTCGCACTCCAGCCAAGATACAGTTCCTTCCCATCAAATTAGTGGAGAACAGAATCAAAACGTACAGGTTTCTGAATCTCATCAGCAGCCTCTGTCAGTAAATGAGTCAGCTCATGAGCATCCTATTCAAGGGCAACCTTTCTGA